The Metabacillus schmidteae nucleotide sequence ACATTAGGTAATGGACATGATACTGCTTTCCTAGCCAAGTTGGTTGGAGACACAGGGAAAGTATATGGCTTTGATATCCAGGAGCAAGCAATTCTTAACACTCGTGATCGATTAGTCACAGAAAGTCTCTTAGATCAAGTGACACTCGTCCAACAAGGCCATCAGCATATTGACAAAGTTATTTCTAAGGAACATAAAGGATTAGTCTCAGCTGCCATGTTTAATCTTGGATATTTACCTGGAGGGGATCAATCTATTGTAACTGTTCCCGAAACGACCATTTCCGCAATACAACAATTATTAAGTTTAATGAAAC carries:
- a CDS encoding tRNA (mnm(5)s(2)U34)-methyltransferase; protein product: MKLQRILPFAKQLLEQAVSKGDIVVDATLGNGHDTAFLAKLVGDTGKVYGFDIQEQAILNTRDRLVTESLLDQVTLVQQGHQHIDKVISKEHKGLVSAAMFNLGYLPGGDQSIVTVPETTISAIQQLLSLMKPEGIIVIVIYHGHEEGQVERDALMTFVKTIDPSVAHVLQYQFINKNNHPPYIVAIEKC